The Streptomyces sp. NBC_00236 DNA window CATCCCTACCGTTAAGGGCCGGACGTCCGTATGGCGGGATTGTTGTCCGTACCGGCCACGCGCGGGGGACGCCAGGAAGTCGGGTGGCGCGAGTGACGGGAGAGGCGGGGTGGGCGAGCGGGAGGCGGACGTCGCGCGAAGGAAGGGCGGAGGAACCGCGGAGAGAACGCGGGGGTGCGGGGGAGGGTCTGTGGAGCCCTTCCGTGCCCCCGCACGGAGATCGCCGGGGTGGCGTCCTGGGGAAGTGGCCGAGGCTGTGCACGGGGTTCCGGGAGTGGGTGGGGGCGGGCGTTGCCGGCCCTCCGGTCGCCCGCCGACCAGCCAGGACCCAGGCGCCGGGGTGCGTCCGGCGCCCGGCCCGTACGGCTTCCGGGGCCTTCGTCGGGGCCTTCGTCCGGGGTGTCGGCGCGTGCTCCTGGCGTGTGGCCGTGCGCCCGGCCGTGCGCTCTGGCCCGGTCCCTGCGGCAGCGCTTGCATGGGTGCTGCGTGGGTCGGCCCGCTGTACTGGACACGGCGGGCTGGGGGAACACCGTCGCCTCATTCCCCGCAGGCGGCGGACCGGTCCGGGGGGCGGACTGCGCCTCCCGGACCTGGCGTGGAGCCGGTGCGGCACCAGGTGTCCATGTGGGTCCCAGGGCGACTGCCTCGCCCTTGCCGGGCTCGGGCGGGGTGTGGCACAGGCCTTGCGGCAGCACGGAGCGTACCGGTACGAATGTGTTCATTCATGGCCGCGATGTGCTGGTCGATCGGTTCCGGCGCCTCCTGAAATTGGCCGGATGTCGCCGGTCGGACGAGGTTGGGCCGACGGATTCGCGGACATCCCGACCGCCTTCCCGGTGGGGTGTCGGCCGTGGCCGGATCCGGGCCGTTACGTCTGGACGAGTGCGGGAACCCAACGCGCGGAATCCGCGCCTCCGTTGAGATCGGGGCCGACGCGCGCGGGCCGCCCGCGGAACGTCAGGTCCGGCAGCCGCTCTCCGGCCTTTGCCAGGGGCGCATGCGCTCGCGACGTGCGCCGTCCGTAGCCACTCCTGCGCGCCGTTGTCGTGGCAGCATGTCCGCAACGGCGCCGCGCGTTACCGGAGTTCTCCCGATACTGCCCTGCTGCGCCCTTTTGTCCACAGCCTGTGGAGGCGGCGATGCGTTGGTTGGTGGGTTGGAGCAGTATCGCCGCGAGCTTCGGCACGGCCGGAGCGGTCGGCGGCAGTGACGAGGGGCGCACGATGCACCCCGTGGGCTCCCAACTCCTGTGGGGGGACCCGGATCCGCTCTGGGCGGTGGGTGACTGGCGGCCCGACGAGATCCGCACCGTCCGGGTGGACACCGCCGAAGGCACCCCCACCGCACGGCTCGCGGTCCTCGGCTGCTGCGGTGCCACGGACGAGCAACTGCGCGTCGGCCTGCTCGCCGCACGCGGCGGAGCGCTGCGCCACCTCACCGCCTGGACCGGCAGCTACACGGCAGTCGTCCAGATAGGCCGCCGGATCACCGTGGCCGGAGACCTCGCCGGAGCCCGCCCGGTCTTCTACACGCCCTGGGCCGGCGGCACCGCCTACGCCACCGCCGCGCTCCCCCTCGCCGACCTCATCGAGGCCCAGCTGGACATCGGCCACCTCGCCGCCCTGCTCGCCTGCCCCGAAACCCCGGAGGCGCTGCGCGACGGCACTCCGTACGAGGGGGTGAAGCGCATCCCGCCCGGGCACGCGCTCATCCTCCGCGAGGGCTCGCGGGAGATCACGGGGTACGAGGCGGTGGCCTCCCTCGCCGTGGCCGCCCCCGAACTCGACCCGGTGAGCGCCGTCGACGGGGTGCGCGACGCCCTCGTCGAAGCGGTGCGCGCCCGGCTCCTGGCCCCGCGCCACGCCCCGGAAACCCTGCCGCCCGACCCCGGCCCCGTCCCCGGGATGGGCCCCGCCGAACGCCGCGCGGCCCGGGGCGCGCCCGTCCCCGGAATCGGCTCCGACCTCTCCGGGGGCAGCGCGTCGGCGACGCTCGCCCTGCTCGCCGCCGGGCTGCCCGGCCTGCCCGGGACGATCCTCGGCCACGGCACGGGCGCGGGGGAGCGGCTGCTCGCCGTCACCTTCAACGACCTGACGACCCGCGCCCATGAGGACGAGCTCGAACGCGCCCGGGTCATCGCCACCAACCCGAGGCTGCACCACGTCGTGGTCGCGGCAGGCGAAGAGGCGCTGCCCTACGCCGACCTGGACCTGGAGAGCGGCCCGCTCACCGACGAACCCGCCCCCTCCCTCGTCCTCGTCGAACGCAACCGCCGCCGCCTCTCCGCGGGCAGCGCGGACCACTTCGTGGGCGACGGTGCCCGCCAGGTGCTCGACGCCCATCCCGCCCGCCTCGCCGACCTGCTGATCGATCGCAGACGGCGCCATCTGGTGCGCCCCGTCGCCGCGCTCGCCAAGGCCGAAGGTCCGTCCGCGCACTCCCTGTTCGTGCCGTTGACCGTCTACCGGGCGGCGCGCCGACTGGCCCGCACGTCCTACCGCACCGGTCTCGAAGCCGCGGCCGGCCGCCTGCCCGACGCCAACCGCCTCACGCCCGACCTGGACACACCCGCCGACGCCTCGCTCGCCGCACTGACCTGGTCCCGCCCGGGCCCTGCCGCCCGGTGGCTCACCGGAGAGGCACTGGCCGAAGTATCGGTTCGCCTCCAGGAAGCCGCGATCCGCCCCACCTCCGTCCAGCGCCCGGGCGAGGCCCGGGCCCGAGCCGCGCTCGCCCGGCACGCCGCCGGTCACCGCATCCTGGAACAGGCCGCCGAGGTCCGCAGCCAGCGGCTGCACGCCCCCTTCCTCGACAACCAGGTCGTACGCGCAGCCCGCGCACTCCCCGAATCCCTCCGGGTCCAGCCCGGCGCCCGCGCGGCGATCCTGCGGCGGGTCCTGGCGGGTGCGGGCATCCACGAGCTGCCGCCCGGCTGGGGCACCCCGTCCCAGGCCACCCCGACCGCCGTCACCCGGACCGGCCTGCGCGCCTCGCTGCCCGAGCTGATCGCCCTGTTCGACGCCCCGCTGCTCGCCGACGCGGGCCTGGTCGAGGCCCGCGTCGTCCGCAAGGCCCTGCGCGCCGCCTCCGAGGGGGAGCCCCTGCCCCTGGACGGCCTGGCCGACCTCGCCTCCACGGAACTGTGGCTGCGCCGCCTCATCTCGCGGCGCGGTACCTGCTGGACGGGGACGGCGGCGCCGCGGCAGCGCGCGGTCGCCGGCGGGGTGGCCCCGGCCCGGCGGTCGTTGCAGGGGTAGCCGGCGGAGTGGCGGGTGGTCTGTGGGGTGGCCCGGTCCCGGCGGTCGCCGCAGGGGTGGCCTGGCCCCGGCGATCGTTGCAGGAGGTGACCGGCGGGCCCGGAGTCCGTTGTGCGTGACCCGGTGAGGCAGTCATGGCTCCGGCGGTCGCCGCAGGGGTGGCCTGGCCCCGGTGATCGTTGCAGGAGGTATCCGGCGGGCGCGGAGTCCGTTGTGCGTGACGGTGAGGCCGTCATGGCCCCGTTGCCCGGGCGGCGGGACACAATGGCCCAGTGCGGTATCTGATCCTGGGCGTCACGGAGGCGCGAGACGAGCGCGGCGCTGCGCTGCCCCTCGGCGGTGCGCGGCTGCGCGCCCTGCTCGCCGCGCTCGCCCTGCGGCCGGGCCGCGCCGTACCCGTCACCGAGCTCGTCGCGGACGTCTGGGCGGACGAGCCCCCCGCAGACGCCACCGCCGCGCTCCAGGCCCTCGTCGGGCGGCTGCGGAGGGTGCTGGGCAAGGACACGCTGACCAGCGGCCCCGGCGGCTACCGTCTCGCCGCCCGGCCGGACGACGTCGACCTGTACGTCTTCGAGCGGCTCGCCCGGCAGGGCGGGGCGGAACTGGAGGCCGGCGCCCCGGCGGATGCCGCCCGCACCCTGCGTACCGCACTCGCCCTCTGGCGCGGCCCCGCACTCGCCGACCTGCCCGACGGGGACCACGGCCACGCACTTCGCCCCGAGGCCCATCGGCTGGCCGCACTGGAGCGCCGGATCGAGGCCGACCTGCGCTGCGCGGCGTCGGGGATGCCCGCGGCGTCAGAGGCACCCGCGGTGCCTGAGGCAGCCACGGCGTCCGGGACCCCGCCCGACGCCGCCCCTGCCTCCGCCACCACCGTCCCCTCCGCCCTCGTCGCCGAGCTGACGGAGCTGACCGCCGCTCACCCGTACGACGAACGCTTCCGGGCCCAGCTCATCCGCGCCCTTCGCACCGACGGCCGACAGGCCGACGCGCTCGCAGCGTACGAGGATGCGCGCCGCACCCTCGTCGACGGTCTCGGCACCGACCCCGGGCCCGAACTCGCCACTCTCCACCGCGAACTGCTCGCCCCCGCACCGGCCAACCCCGTCGCGACCGGCACGTTTCACGTGAAACCGGCCCGGGGCAACCTGCGACCCCGGCTCACCTCCTTCGTGGGGCGCGAGCCGGAACTGCGCGCCATCCGGGACGACCTCGCCCGGTCCCGGCTGGTCACCCTGACGGGTCCCGGCGGCTCGGGGAAGACACGCCTCGCGGAGGAGTCCGCGGCACGCGAGGACCAGGCGGTCGCCGAGCCCCGAGATGTCTGGCTCGCCGAACTCGCCCCTGTGGAGGATGCCGCCGCCGTCCCGGGAGCCGTGCTGTCCGCGCTCGGGCTGCGCGAGACGGCGCTGCTGCGGGACGGCAGCCACGACGGCCCCTTCCCGCGCGCCGACCCGGTCGACCTGCTCGTCGACCGCCTCGGTTCGCGCGCCCGGCCGGCCCTCCTCATCCTCGACAACTGTGAGCACGTCATCGGCGCGGCCGCCACGCTGGCCGAGACCCTGCTGACCCGTTGTCCGCAGCTGCGCGTCCTCGCCACCAGTCGCGAACCGCTCGGCGTGCCCGGCGAGTCCGTACGACCGGTCGACCCGCTGCCCGCCGTCTCCGCCCACCGCCTGTTCACCGAACGCGCCAGGGCCGTACGCCCCGGATTCGACCCCGAGCACGAATCGGCACACGATCCGGACGCCGTCGACGAGATCTGCCGTCGGCTGGACGGTCTGCCGCTGGCCATCGAACTCGCTGCCGCCCGGCTGCGGCTGCTCGGTCCACGCCAGATCGCTGACCGGCTCGACGACCGCTTCCGCCTGCTGACGGGCGGCAGCCGGACCGTACTGCCCCGCCAGCAGACCCTGCGGGCGGTCGTCGACTGGTCCTGGGACCTCCTCGACGAGGACGAGCGCACCGCCCTGCGCCAGGTCTCCGTCTTCGCGGGCGGCTGGGACCTGACCGCCGCGGAAGCCGTCATCCGTACTCCCTCTCCCTCCGGGACCGGCCGGCAGGCCTGCACCGACACCGCCGACCTGATCGGCGCCCTGGTGGACAAGTCGCTGGTCGTCGCCGCCCCGGCGGCCGACGGCACGATGCGCTACCGCCTCCTGGAGACCATTCACGAGTACGCCGTCGAGCGCTGCGCCGAGACCCCGGACATACGGACGGCCGCCGGCCGGGCGCACACCGCGTACTTCACCGCGCTCGTGGAGGAGGCCGAGCCGCGTCTGCGCTCCGGCGACCAGCTCCCCTGGATCCAGCGCCTGGAGACGGACCTCGACAACATCCGCGCCGCCCTGCACCGCACCACGGCCGCCGGCCTTCCCTGCGAACAGGACGCGACACGACTCGTGCTGGGCATGGGCTGGTTCTGGTGGCTGCGCAACTACCACCCCGAGGGCCTTTCCTGGACCGAGCGGGTCCTGGCGCTCGGCCCGGACCCCGCGGACGACACGGACCCGCGGTACTGGGACCGGATGAACCTACACATCCTCTGGTTCTTCTACGCGGCGGAGCGCGGGCACATCGGAATGGACCAGAACGACGCCGAGCTCCACGCGTTCATGGAACGAGTGGCCGGCGCGTTCTCCTCCTCCGGGACGCGGGGTGCCCGGTTCCCCGGCCTGCTCTGGCCGATGACCTCGTTCCTCACCGGGACGGCGGACGACGTACGGAGGAAGATCGACGCAGCCGTCGACAACGCCCGTATCCACGGCGGCGCGTGGGAGTACGGCATCACCCTGATGTTCCGTACCCACATGATCGTCGACATGCCGGGCGGCATGCCCGGCATCGACGACGACCTCGCCGAACTGCGCGCGCTGAGCCGCCGCATCGGTGACCGGTGGATGCGCGCCCAGGTCGCCAGCGCCGCGGCCGAGGCAGGCATGATGCGCGGGCGCTACGACGAGGCGCGTACGGCCTACGAGGAGGCGCTCCTGCTTGCCCGCGAGGTCGGCGCTCACGCCGAGGCCCCGTTCCTGCTGGCCCGGCTCGCCGAACTCTCCTACCGCACCGGCGACCTGGCAGCCGCCGTCGAGGGGCTGGACCAGGCGGAGGCCGAGGCGGAGAGCCATCAGGTGCACGACGCCGCCGCGTACATCCATTACATCCGGGCCGTCATGGCGTTCCACCGCGGCGATGCGGCGGCAGCCCGGCAACTGCTGGACGCGGCCCAGGCCGAGTCCGGGCGCGGTGGCCCGCCGTCACACTTCACCGTGGCGCTGGAGGGCCTGTCGGCCCGGATCCTGGTGTGTGAACCCGAGCCCGCGGGCGGTCCCGTCGCCGGACTGCGGGGGCTGCTGGCGGCACTGATCGCGGCGAGAGAGGCGCGCTGCCCCGAGATCGTCACCGGATACGTGGCGGACGGCGTGGCAACCGTGCTGCCCCGGGTGGGCCGTTACGCGGCCGCCGCACGCGTCCTGGCCGCCGCCGACAGCTGGCGGATGTCTGGCCCCAGGGCCGCGACGGAGCAGACCGATGTGGACGCGGCCGAGCGGCTGGCCCGCCAGGAACTGGGGGAGCTGCGGTACGAGAAGGAACGCGTCGCAGGCCTCGGGCTGACCCTCGACGATGTCATCGACCTGCTGGAGAGCATCACCGCGGAACTTCCGTGACCGCGAGAACCCGAACCCGCATTGACCCGGGTGGCCGGGTGGCCGGGTGGGCACGGGGGCGAGGGCCCGGCCCACACCCGTACGGAACTGCTCCTGAGCTCAGCGGCAGCTGATGCGCGACTCGGCCCAGTCGGCGAGGGCGAATCCGCGGACCGGGGTCGTCGGCTCCACGACGAGCCGGATCCGCTCCTGGCCCTCGAT harbors:
- a CDS encoding AfsR/SARP family transcriptional regulator — encoded protein: MRYLILGVTEARDERGAALPLGGARLRALLAALALRPGRAVPVTELVADVWADEPPADATAALQALVGRLRRVLGKDTLTSGPGGYRLAARPDDVDLYVFERLARQGGAELEAGAPADAARTLRTALALWRGPALADLPDGDHGHALRPEAHRLAALERRIEADLRCAASGMPAASEAPAVPEAATASGTPPDAAPASATTVPSALVAELTELTAAHPYDERFRAQLIRALRTDGRQADALAAYEDARRTLVDGLGTDPGPELATLHRELLAPAPANPVATGTFHVKPARGNLRPRLTSFVGREPELRAIRDDLARSRLVTLTGPGGSGKTRLAEESAAREDQAVAEPRDVWLAELAPVEDAAAVPGAVLSALGLRETALLRDGSHDGPFPRADPVDLLVDRLGSRARPALLILDNCEHVIGAAATLAETLLTRCPQLRVLATSREPLGVPGESVRPVDPLPAVSAHRLFTERARAVRPGFDPEHESAHDPDAVDEICRRLDGLPLAIELAAARLRLLGPRQIADRLDDRFRLLTGGSRTVLPRQQTLRAVVDWSWDLLDEDERTALRQVSVFAGGWDLTAAEAVIRTPSPSGTGRQACTDTADLIGALVDKSLVVAAPAADGTMRYRLLETIHEYAVERCAETPDIRTAAGRAHTAYFTALVEEAEPRLRSGDQLPWIQRLETDLDNIRAALHRTTAAGLPCEQDATRLVLGMGWFWWLRNYHPEGLSWTERVLALGPDPADDTDPRYWDRMNLHILWFFYAAERGHIGMDQNDAELHAFMERVAGAFSSSGTRGARFPGLLWPMTSFLTGTADDVRRKIDAAVDNARIHGGAWEYGITLMFRTHMIVDMPGGMPGIDDDLAELRALSRRIGDRWMRAQVASAAAEAGMMRGRYDEARTAYEEALLLAREVGAHAEAPFLLARLAELSYRTGDLAAAVEGLDQAEAEAESHQVHDAAAYIHYIRAVMAFHRGDAAAARQLLDAAQAESGRGGPPSHFTVALEGLSARILVCEPEPAGGPVAGLRGLLAALIAAREARCPEIVTGYVADGVATVLPRVGRYAAAARVLAAADSWRMSGPRAATEQTDVDAAERLARQELGELRYEKERVAGLGLTLDDVIDLLESITAELP
- a CDS encoding asparagine synthase-related protein, with the protein product MRWLVGWSSIAASFGTAGAVGGSDEGRTMHPVGSQLLWGDPDPLWAVGDWRPDEIRTVRVDTAEGTPTARLAVLGCCGATDEQLRVGLLAARGGALRHLTAWTGSYTAVVQIGRRITVAGDLAGARPVFYTPWAGGTAYATAALPLADLIEAQLDIGHLAALLACPETPEALRDGTPYEGVKRIPPGHALILREGSREITGYEAVASLAVAAPELDPVSAVDGVRDALVEAVRARLLAPRHAPETLPPDPGPVPGMGPAERRAARGAPVPGIGSDLSGGSASATLALLAAGLPGLPGTILGHGTGAGERLLAVTFNDLTTRAHEDELERARVIATNPRLHHVVVAAGEEALPYADLDLESGPLTDEPAPSLVLVERNRRRLSAGSADHFVGDGARQVLDAHPARLADLLIDRRRRHLVRPVAALAKAEGPSAHSLFVPLTVYRAARRLARTSYRTGLEAAAGRLPDANRLTPDLDTPADASLAALTWSRPGPAARWLTGEALAEVSVRLQEAAIRPTSVQRPGEARARAALARHAAGHRILEQAAEVRSQRLHAPFLDNQVVRAARALPESLRVQPGARAAILRRVLAGAGIHELPPGWGTPSQATPTAVTRTGLRASLPELIALFDAPLLADAGLVEARVVRKALRAASEGEPLPLDGLADLASTELWLRRLISRRGTCWTGTAAPRQRAVAGGVAPARRSLQG